The region GGTTGTGATGGCGGTCCTCGGCGATGTTCGCGAGGTGCGAGAAATAGCTGAACGCGCGCACGACGCTCACCGTCTGCTCGGGCGTGAGCTTGCGCAGCATTTTCTCGAGCGTCTGCGCGGCAGCCTTGTCGTCCTCGCGGCGGAACTTGACCGCGGTCTGGCGAATCGTCTCGACGACGTCGAACACGGCGTCGCCTTCCTGTTCGCGAACGACGTCGCCGAGCAGGCGGCCGAGATAGCGAATGTCCTCGAAGAGCGGGCGGTCCTTGTCTTCGCGCGTGCGGCCCTGCGGTTTCGCGGATGCGGCGTTCGTCGGCGCGAGCGGGCGCGCGGCGGCGCCGTCGAGCTTGCGTGCGGGTTTTGCGGCGCGGCGGGCGGGGGGCTCGGCGTGCGCCGGGGCGGAAGAGGACGAGACAGCATTGCGGCGCGTCGCGCGCGCCGATCCGGAAGACTTCACGATCGATTTCCTTGGGAAAGCACGAGTGAACGGGAACTGCGGTCCAGCAACAGCGGGCGCGATCAGGCGACGCGGCGGCGCGTGCCGCACGGCCGGCGACGCGCGTCGGACGATGAAACCGGACGACGCGGCGAATGACGCGGCAGGCGATGCGGCGGCGAACCGGACCCGCTGGCGGATGCCGGATGCCTTCTCGAACCGAACGGCCGTTCGGGATCTTGACGCGGACCGGACGGGCCGTTCGCGCAGCCCGCCCGGCGGGCGGGCGCGCAAGGTGCGCGTGCTACCATAGTCCGTTCCCAATCCCGCCTTTCGATGTCCCTGCAATGAACTCCGAGACTCTTCCGGCCGAGCTGCCCGCGACGCTGACGATCGCGTCGCGCGAGAGCCGCCTCGCCATGTGGCAAGCCGAGCATGTGCGTGATGCGCTGCGCAAATTATATCCAGCTTGTGACGTGAAAATCCTCGGGATGACGACGCGCGGCGATCAAATTCTCGATCGCACGCTATCGAAGGTCGGCGGCAAGGGTCTGTTCGTCAAGGAGCTCGAGAGCGCGCTTGCCGACGGCCGCGCGGATCTCGCCGTGCATTCGCTGAAGGACGTGCCGATGGCGCTGCCCGAAGGCTTCGCGCTCGCGGCGGTGATGAGCCGCGAGGATCCGCGCGACGCGTTCGTGTCGAACGATTACGCGTCGCTCGACGCGCTGCCGGCGGGCGCCGTCGTCGGCACGTCGAGCCTGCGCCGCGAGGCGATGCTGCGCGCGCGCCATCCGCGGCTCGACGTGCGGCCGCTGCGCGGCAATCTCGACACGCGGCTCGCGAAGCTCGACCGCGGCGATTACGCGGCGATCATCCTCGCCGCCGCGGGCCTCAAGCGTCTCGGCCTCGCCGCGCGGATCCGCGCGCTGCTCGACGTCGACGACAGCCTGCCCGCCGCGGGGCAGGGCGCGCTCGGCATCGAGATCGCCGCGCGCCGCGCCGATGTCGCCGCGTGGCTCGCGCCGCTGCACGATCATGCGAGCGCGCTCGCGGTCGAGGCCGAACGCGCGGTGTCGCGCGCGCTCGGCGGCAGTTGCGAGGTGCCGCTCGCCGCGCACGCGGTGTGGCGCGGCGGCGAGCTGCATCTGACGGGCAGCGTGTCGACGACGGACGGCGCGCGCGTGCTCGCCGCGCATGCGCACGCACGCGCGGCGACGGCCGCCGATGCGCTCGCGCTCGGCCGCAGGGTGTCCGACGCGCTCGAGCGGCAAGGCGCGCGCGCGATCGTCGACGCGCTCGTCGCGGCGAGCGCGCAAGCGCAAAAGGGCGGCGCGTGATGGCGGGCGCGCCGCGCACGTTCACCGCGGTGCTCACGCGCCCCGACGGACAGTCGGCGGCGCTCGCGGCGCAGCTCGCGGCGGCGGGCATCGACGTGCTCGACTTTCCGCTCATCGACATCGCGCCGCTCGCCGACGACGCGCCGCTCGCCGAAGCGTTCGCGCGGCTCGACGCGTATGCGCTCGTCGTGTTCGTGTCGCCGAACGCGGTCGATCACGCGCTCGCGCGGCTCGGCGCGATCTGGCCGCATCCGCTGCCGATCGGCGTCGTCGGGCCGGGCAGCGTCGCCGCGCTCGCGCGGCACGGCATCGCCGCGCCCGCGCATCGCGTGATCGCGCCGAGTGCGCCCGACGACGGCGGCGAGCCGCACTACGATTCCGAGAGCTTGTTCGCCGAGATCGCGCGTGCGTTCGACGGCGAGGCGAAGCTCGCCGGCAAGCGCGTGCTGATCGTGCGCGGCGACGGCGGCCGCGAATGGCTTGCCGAGCGCCTGCGCGAGGCGGGCGCCGAAGTCGAGCTCGTCGCCGCGTATCGGCGCGTGAGCCCGGAGCCTTCGATCGGCGCGTGGGAGCGCGTGCACGCGCTGCTGTCGGGCGCGCCGCACGCGTGGCTCGTGACGAGCTCGGAGGGCGTGCGCAATCTGCAGGAGCTCGCGCACGAGCATTTGAACGAAACGGAGATCGACGCGCTCAAGCACGCCCGGTTCGTCGCGCCGCATTCGAGGATCGTCGAGACCGCGCGCGCACTCGGTTTTGATAGGATTACGCTGACCGGCGCGGGCGATGAGCGCATCGTCCGCGCGTTTCGTACGTTGGCC is a window of Burkholderia mallei ATCC 23344 DNA encoding:
- the hemC gene encoding hydroxymethylbilane synthase — its product is MNSETLPAELPATLTIASRESRLAMWQAEHVRDALRKLYPACDVKILGMTTRGDQILDRTLSKVGGKGLFVKELESALADGRADLAVHSLKDVPMALPEGFALAAVMSREDPRDAFVSNDYASLDALPAGAVVGTSSLRREAMLRARHPRLDVRPLRGNLDTRLAKLDRGDYAAIILAAAGLKRLGLAARIRALLDVDDSLPAAGQGALGIEIAARRADVAAWLAPLHDHASALAVEAERAVSRALGGSCEVPLAAHAVWRGGELHLTGSVSTTDGARVLAAHAHARAATAADALALGRRVSDALERQGARAIVDALVAASAQAQKGGA